From one bacterium Scap17 genomic stretch:
- the ectB gene encoding diaminobutyrate--2-oxoglutarate transaminase, which yields MNTQILEQMESEVRTYSRSFPTVFTKAQNAHLFTEDGKRYIDFLAGAGVLNYGHNHPVLKKALVDYISNDGIIHGLDMWTSAKRDFLEALEEVILKPRGLDYKVHFPGPTGTNAVEAAIRLARKVSGRHNIVSFTNGFHGVTMGALATTGNAKFRDAAGLPAQGAQFVPYDGYMGEGIDTVAYLDKLLKDSSSGLDRPAAVLVETVQGEGGINPASIEWLQRLDALCKEHKILLIVDDIQAGCGRTGKFFSFEHANIVPDIVCNSKSLSASGVPFAMVMMRPELDQWKPSQYNGTFRGHALAFVTGAAALRHFWSDDKFERDIQRKGRIVEDRFQKIAGKARENGFEAHEKGRGLMRGIDVRDGELADAITSRCFEQGLIIETSGHSGQVVKCLCPLTIRDEDLLEALDIIEESAAAVLSK from the coding sequence ATGAATACGCAGATTCTCGAACAGATGGAATCCGAGGTACGCACTTATTCGCGTTCTTTCCCGACCGTTTTCACCAAGGCGCAGAATGCCCACCTGTTCACCGAGGACGGCAAGCGCTACATCGATTTCCTCGCCGGTGCCGGTGTGCTCAACTACGGGCATAACCATCCGGTACTCAAGAAGGCACTGGTCGATTACATCAGCAATGATGGCATCATCCACGGTCTGGATATGTGGACTTCCGCTAAGCGCGATTTCCTCGAAGCGCTGGAGGAAGTGATCCTCAAGCCGCGTGGTCTGGACTACAAGGTCCACTTCCCGGGGCCGACAGGCACCAACGCGGTCGAAGCTGCCATTCGTCTGGCGCGCAAGGTTTCCGGCCGCCACAACATCGTGTCGTTCACCAACGGCTTCCATGGTGTGACCATGGGGGCGCTGGCCACCACCGGTAACGCCAAGTTCCGTGATGCGGCGGGTCTGCCGGCGCAGGGTGCGCAATTCGTGCCCTACGATGGCTACATGGGTGAGGGCATCGACACCGTTGCCTACCTCGACAAGCTGCTCAAGGATTCCTCCAGCGGTCTGGATCGCCCGGCAGCAGTGTTGGTCGAGACCGTACAGGGTGAAGGTGGGATCAACCCTGCCTCCATCGAATGGCTCCAGCGTCTGGATGCCTTGTGCAAGGAGCACAAGATCCTGCTGATCGTCGATGATATCCAGGCGGGGTGTGGCCGTACCGGCAAGTTCTTCAGCTTCGAGCACGCCAACATCGTGCCGGACATCGTCTGCAACTCGAAGTCGCTGTCTGCCTCCGGTGTGCCGTTCGCGATGGTGATGATGCGTCCCGAGCTGGACCAGTGGAAGCCGAGCCAGTACAACGGCACCTTCCGTGGCCACGCCCTGGCCTTCGTGACCGGCGCCGCCGCATTGCGCCACTTCTGGAGCGATGACAAGTTCGAGCGCGATATCCAGCGCAAGGGCCGTATCGTCGAAGATCGCTTCCAGAAGATTGCCGGCAAGGCCCGCGAGAATGGCTTCGAAGCGCACGAGAAGGGCCGTGGTCTGATGCGCGGTATCGATGTCCGTGACGGTGAGCTGGCCGATGCCATCACCTCACGCTGCTTCGAGCAGGGCTTGATCATCGAGACCAGTGGTCACTCCGGTCAGGTCGTCAAGTGCCTGTGCCCGCTGACCATCCGTGACGAAGACCTGCTGGAAGCCCTCGATATCATCGAGGAAAGCGCTGCCGCAGTGCTGTCCAAGTAA
- the nfuA gene encoding Fe-S biogenesis protein NfuA, whose amino-acid sequence MSESIQITDSAQEYLAELLEKQNVEGIGVRIFITQPGTPYAETCLAYCRPGEEEPTDEILDLPKLKVYLDTHSVPFLEEATVDFNADRMGGQLTIKAPNAKMPKVNADSPLEDRINYILYSEINPGLAAHGGEIKLVQLTEEQVAVLQFGGGCQGCSAVDLTLKDGVEKTLMERIPELTGVRDVTDHTDTTNAYYS is encoded by the coding sequence ATGAGTGAGAGCATCCAGATTACCGACAGCGCCCAGGAGTATCTTGCCGAGCTGCTCGAGAAGCAGAACGTCGAAGGTATCGGCGTGCGCATCTTCATCACCCAGCCGGGCACTCCATATGCCGAGACCTGTCTCGCCTATTGCCGTCCGGGCGAGGAAGAGCCGACGGATGAGATCCTGGATCTGCCGAAGCTGAAGGTCTATCTCGATACGCACAGCGTGCCTTTCCTGGAAGAAGCGACCGTCGACTTCAATGCCGATCGCATGGGCGGCCAGCTGACCATCAAGGCACCGAACGCCAAGATGCCCAAGGTCAACGCGGATAGCCCCCTTGAAGATCGCATCAACTATATCCTCTACAGCGAGATCAACCCGGGGCTTGCGGCTCATGGTGGCGAGATCAAGCTGGTGCAGCTGACCGAAGAGCAGGTCGCCGTACTGCAGTTCGGCGGCGGTTGCCAGGGCTGCTCCGCCGTCGATCTGACCCTGAAGGATGGTGTCGAGAAGACGCTGATGGAGCGTATCCCGGAATTGACCGGTGTGCGTGACGTGACCGATCACACCGACACGACCAACGCCTACTACAGCTGA
- a CDS encoding ectoine synthase — protein sequence MIVRNLEEARNTDRLVKAENGNWDSTRLLLDEDGGKCSFHITRIFEGTETHIHYKHHYEVVYCMEGEGEVETLADGKIWPIKPGDIYILNEHDDHLLRATKTMHLACVFTPGLTGKEVHREDGSYAPAEA from the coding sequence ATGATCGTTCGCAATCTCGAAGAAGCTCGCAACACTGATCGTCTGGTCAAGGCCGAGAATGGCAACTGGGATAGCACGCGCCTGCTGCTCGATGAAGATGGCGGCAAGTGTTCGTTCCACATAACCCGCATCTTTGAAGGCACCGAGACCCACATCCATTACAAGCATCACTATGAAGTGGTGTATTGCATGGAAGGTGAGGGTGAGGTCGAAACCTTGGCCGATGGCAAGATCTGGCCGATTAAGCCGGGCGACATCTATATCCTCAACGAGCATGATGATCACTTGCTGCGTGCTACCAAGACCATGCACTTGGCGTGTGTGTTCACCCCGGGCCTGACCGGCAAGGAAGTCCATCGTGAAGATGGCTCTTATGCACCCGCTGAAGCCTGA
- the metH gene encoding methionine synthase — MAQAQSPVPYSLSLPDTLSQALQERILILDGGMGTMLQSYGLEEEDFRGERFADWPSDIKGNNDLLALTRPDIVEAIHRAYFEAGADIVETNTFNATQLSQSDYGMQALVHEINLESARLARKTADAVAAETGIPRFVAGVLGPTSRTCSISPDVNDPAKRNVTFDILRDNYREAALALFEGGADLILIETIFDTLNAKAAIYALEELFDEGHPRLPVMISGTITDASGRTLSGQTTEAFWNSVRHARPLSIGLNCALGAEELRPYLRELSEKADTFVSAHPNAGLPNEFGEYDQTPDEMAEIIGTFAADGLLNIIGGCCGSTPQHIQAVKRVVDQHPPRKVPEIAPACRLSGLEPFNIQSDSLFVNVGERTNVTGSARFRRLIKEEDYTTALEVALEQVENGAQVIDVNMDEGMLESKEAMVRFLNLIASEPDISRVPIMVDSSKWDIIEAGLKCIQGKAVVNSISLKEGEESFRQQARICRRHGAAVVVMAFDDVGQADTFQRKIEICERAYRMLVDEIGFPAEDIIFDPNIFAIATGIEEHNNYGVDFIEATRWIHDNLPQAMISGGVSNVSFSFRGNNPVREAIHSVFLYHAIQAGLSMGIVNAGQLALYDDLPRELRDAVEDVVLNRRDDSTERLLDIADQYKGDGSSGEKKEDLEWRSWSVNKRIEHALVKGITVHIEEDTEEARLQAARPIEVIEGPLMDGMNVVGDLFGAGKMFLPQVVKSARVMKQAVAHLIPFIEAERSGDTQAKGKIVMATVKGDVHDIGKNIVGVVLQCNNYEVIDLGVMVPAEKILQTAIDEKADIIGLSGLITPSLDEMVNVAREMQRRGFELPLLIGGATTSKAHTAVKIEPQYEQPVIYVTDASRAVGVASRLLSPELKAAYVDQIRTEYAVVRERNAKRRPKAADLDYREARKRRFQPDWEHYTPPAPSFTGLKVFDDYDLNELVERIDWTPFFMSWQLAGKYPKILQDEVVGEAARSLFADARVMLRKLIDDKVLLARGVIGFWPANCVDDDTLEVYADESRTQVVERLHHIRQQMTKNRDGVCHSLADFIAPRDSGKPDWIGGFAVTTGHGADELAGEYEAAGDDYNAIMVKALADRLAEAFAERLHERVRKEFWGYDSEEVLDNEALIAEKYRGIRPAPGYPACPDHTEKATLFRMLEPGKHAGMELTESFAMWPAAAVSGWYFAHPESKYFSTGKITRDQVQSLASRKAMELSEMERWLSPVLSYDPDAD, encoded by the coding sequence ATGGCGCAAGCCCAATCCCCTGTTCCTTATTCTCTGTCCTTGCCCGACACGCTGAGCCAGGCGCTGCAGGAACGCATCCTGATCCTCGATGGCGGCATGGGCACCATGTTGCAGAGTTACGGGCTGGAGGAGGAAGACTTCCGAGGTGAGCGCTTCGCCGACTGGCCCAGCGACATCAAGGGCAACAACGACCTGCTGGCGCTGACCCGACCGGACATCGTCGAGGCGATCCACCGCGCCTACTTCGAGGCCGGCGCCGATATCGTCGAGACCAACACCTTCAATGCCACTCAGCTGTCGCAGTCCGATTACGGCATGCAGGCGCTGGTTCACGAGATCAATCTTGAATCTGCACGCCTGGCGCGCAAGACGGCGGATGCCGTGGCCGCCGAGACCGGAATCCCGCGTTTCGTCGCCGGGGTGCTCGGCCCGACCAGCCGCACCTGCTCCATCTCGCCGGACGTGAATGACCCCGCCAAGCGCAACGTCACCTTCGATATCCTACGTGACAACTACCGCGAAGCCGCATTGGCGCTCTTCGAGGGCGGCGCGGACCTGATCCTGATCGAGACCATCTTCGACACTCTTAATGCCAAGGCGGCGATCTACGCCCTCGAGGAGCTGTTCGACGAAGGTCACCCGCGCCTGCCGGTGATGATCTCCGGCACCATCACCGATGCTTCGGGACGTACGCTGTCCGGCCAGACCACCGAAGCCTTCTGGAACTCGGTGCGTCACGCGCGCCCGCTGAGTATCGGCCTCAACTGCGCGCTGGGCGCCGAGGAGTTACGCCCCTACCTGCGTGAGCTATCCGAAAAAGCCGATACCTTCGTCTCCGCGCACCCTAACGCCGGCCTGCCCAACGAGTTCGGTGAGTACGATCAGACACCGGACGAGATGGCCGAGATCATCGGCACCTTCGCCGCTGATGGTCTGCTCAACATCATCGGTGGTTGCTGTGGCTCCACCCCGCAGCACATCCAGGCGGTCAAGCGCGTGGTGGACCAGCACCCGCCGCGCAAGGTGCCGGAGATCGCCCCGGCCTGTCGCCTGTCAGGACTCGAGCCCTTCAACATCCAGTCGGATTCGCTGTTCGTCAATGTGGGTGAGCGCACCAACGTCACCGGCTCCGCGCGCTTCCGACGCCTGATCAAGGAAGAGGATTACACCACGGCACTGGAAGTGGCTCTCGAGCAGGTCGAGAACGGCGCCCAGGTCATCGACGTCAACATGGATGAAGGCATGTTGGAATCGAAGGAGGCCATGGTGCGCTTCCTCAATCTGATCGCCTCGGAGCCGGATATCTCGCGCGTGCCGATCATGGTCGATTCCTCGAAGTGGGACATCATCGAAGCAGGGCTCAAGTGCATCCAGGGCAAGGCGGTGGTCAATTCCATCTCGCTCAAGGAAGGTGAAGAAAGCTTCCGTCAGCAGGCGCGGATCTGCCGTCGTCATGGTGCCGCCGTGGTGGTCATGGCCTTTGATGATGTCGGCCAGGCCGATACCTTTCAGCGCAAGATCGAGATCTGCGAGCGCGCCTACCGGATGCTGGTTGATGAAATCGGCTTTCCGGCCGAGGACATCATCTTCGACCCCAACATCTTCGCCATCGCCACCGGCATCGAAGAGCACAACAATTACGGGGTCGATTTCATCGAAGCCACGCGCTGGATTCATGACAACCTGCCCCAGGCGATGATTTCCGGTGGTGTCTCCAACGTGTCCTTCTCGTTCCGCGGCAACAATCCGGTCCGCGAAGCGATCCACTCGGTATTCCTCTATCATGCCATCCAGGCGGGCCTGAGCATGGGTATCGTCAACGCCGGCCAGCTGGCACTCTACGATGACCTGCCCCGGGAGCTGCGCGACGCCGTTGAGGACGTGGTCCTCAACCGCCGCGATGACAGCACCGAGCGTCTGCTCGACATCGCCGACCAGTACAAGGGCGATGGCAGCAGCGGCGAGAAGAAGGAAGACCTCGAATGGCGCAGCTGGTCGGTCAACAAGCGCATCGAGCACGCGCTGGTCAAGGGCATCACCGTCCATATCGAGGAAGATACCGAAGAGGCGCGCCTGCAGGCAGCCCGACCCATCGAGGTCATCGAAGGGCCGTTGATGGACGGCATGAATGTAGTCGGCGACCTGTTCGGTGCGGGCAAGATGTTTCTGCCCCAGGTGGTGAAGTCGGCGCGCGTCATGAAGCAGGCGGTCGCCCACCTGATCCCCTTCATCGAGGCAGAAAGATCCGGAGACACCCAGGCCAAGGGCAAGATCGTCATGGCAACCGTCAAGGGTGATGTCCACGACATCGGCAAGAACATCGTCGGCGTGGTGCTTCAATGCAACAACTATGAGGTGATCGACCTGGGCGTGATGGTGCCGGCGGAGAAGATCCTGCAGACCGCCATCGACGAAAAGGCCGACATCATCGGGCTATCCGGGCTGATAACGCCGTCGCTGGACGAGATGGTCAATGTCGCCAGGGAGATGCAGCGCCGTGGCTTCGAGTTGCCGCTGCTGATCGGTGGTGCGACCACGTCCAAGGCTCACACCGCAGTCAAGATCGAACCGCAGTATGAGCAGCCGGTCATCTATGTCACCGACGCCTCGCGCGCGGTGGGCGTGGCCTCGCGGCTGCTGTCGCCGGAACTCAAGGCAGCCTATGTCGATCAGATTCGCACCGAGTACGCCGTGGTACGCGAGCGAAACGCCAAGCGCCGCCCCAAGGCCGCGGACCTCGACTACCGCGAGGCGCGCAAGCGTCGTTTCCAGCCTGACTGGGAGCATTACACCCCGCCGGCCCCCAGCTTCACCGGCCTCAAGGTCTTCGATGACTACGATCTGAATGAACTGGTCGAGCGCATCGACTGGACGCCCTTCTTCATGAGCTGGCAGCTGGCGGGCAAGTACCCGAAGATTCTGCAGGATGAGGTGGTCGGGGAAGCGGCGCGTTCACTGTTTGCCGATGCCAGGGTGATGCTGCGCAAACTGATCGATGACAAGGTGCTGTTGGCCCGGGGTGTGATCGGCTTCTGGCCGGCCAACTGCGTCGACGACGACACCCTGGAAGTCTACGCCGATGAGTCACGCACCCAGGTGGTCGAGCGCCTGCATCACATCCGTCAGCAGATGACCAAGAACCGTGATGGCGTCTGTCACAGTCTTGCCGACTTCATCGCCCCGCGTGACAGCGGCAAGCCGGACTGGATCGGTGGCTTCGCCGTGACCACTGGGCATGGCGCGGATGAACTGGCCGGGGAGTACGAGGCGGCTGGCGATGATTACAATGCCATCATGGTCAAGGCGCTGGCGGACCGTCTCGCCGAAGCCTTCGCCGAGCGCCTGCACGAGCGCGTACGCAAGGAATTCTGGGGCTACGACAGCGAGGAAGTACTCGACAACGAGGCGTTGATCGCCGAGAAGTATCGCGGCATTCGTCCGGCTCCCGGCTATCCGGCCTGTCCGGATCACACCGAGAAGGCCACGCTGTTCCGCATGCTCGAACCGGGGAAGCATGCCGGCATGGAGCTGACCGAGAGCTTTGCCATGTGGCCGGCAGCCGCCGTCTCTGGCTGGTACTTCGCACACCCGGAGTCGAAATACTTCTCCACCGGCAAGATTACCCGCGATCAGGTGCAGTCCCTGGCGAGCCGCAAGGCAATGGAGCTTTCCGAAATGGAACGCTGGCTGTCGCCGGTGCTGAGCTACGATCCCGACGCCGATTGA
- a CDS encoding sensor domain-containing phosphodiesterase, with amino-acid sequence MRLYLIEVPTRQYAMADSAAKTTLAPGGRPGFRPAAPHPREEERLNSLHSLHVLDSDHEKRYDDLTRLVADIFDVPICLVSLVDEDRQWFKAHCGLDARQTDRDLAFCAHALHEERFLIVNDARQDERFFDNALVTGPPHVCFYAGAVLRDSSGLPLGTLCLIDHKPRELDTVQLKRLERCALLVENELIQRDSLLGERARATLQANIDPITGYSLRGRFLHKMSAWLEEYASQGPIQVILLKLTNAERLRKQQGVDFYEGVLQSLSNQLNENFDDESLLKGRISEDTLMILLPRDQALHGMRRHRFVEQPWLLHLSANTRPDLLIGAGTFISVSMSAAELIDVVEDELDCASEWAPKEKGVQLADLTDNLNLCLEMNNRFAQALRDNELCIHLQPIVTAGSQDLSGQEVLLRWQDKNRWITPHQMLRIARHAGLDEELDIWVLRRSCALLSHWLATRKGNEMLLPLSLNITASRLIESEYIDTLRRVLRLYRLKGNCLRLDISGVESLSATPESLVLAMKSLANDGISFCVDRFGPEDDSLRLISMLPITSVKLHPRWISLLQTDTRQGRLLKAWTAALHALDISAIAVGIEHSRQRQAMVDLGFDQLQGYAFGVPMAPEDDYGKWLSKVETSLEQHAGGSGAS; translated from the coding sequence ATGCGGTTATATCTCATAGAAGTACCAACGAGGCAGTATGCCATGGCAGATTCCGCTGCAAAGACGACCCTCGCGCCGGGTGGCCGGCCCGGCTTCAGGCCGGCGGCACCTCATCCGCGTGAAGAAGAGCGCCTCAATAGCCTGCATTCGCTGCATGTATTGGATAGTGACCATGAAAAACGCTATGACGATCTGACGCGACTGGTCGCCGATATCTTTGATGTGCCCATCTGCCTTGTGTCGTTGGTGGACGAAGACCGCCAGTGGTTCAAGGCCCATTGTGGGCTGGATGCACGGCAGACGGACAGGGATCTCGCTTTCTGTGCCCACGCGCTGCATGAAGAGCGCTTTCTGATCGTCAATGATGCGCGTCAGGATGAGCGCTTCTTTGATAACGCCCTGGTGACAGGGCCACCGCATGTCTGCTTCTATGCGGGTGCCGTGCTGCGTGATAGCAGCGGCCTGCCGCTGGGGACACTGTGCCTGATCGACCACAAGCCCCGTGAACTGGATACGGTCCAGCTGAAGCGGCTGGAGCGTTGTGCACTGTTGGTCGAGAATGAGCTGATCCAGCGTGATTCGCTGCTGGGAGAACGAGCACGCGCTACGTTGCAAGCCAATATCGACCCCATCACCGGCTACAGCCTGCGTGGGCGCTTTCTTCATAAAATGTCTGCTTGGCTGGAAGAATATGCAAGCCAAGGGCCGATACAAGTCATTCTGCTCAAGCTGACAAATGCTGAAAGACTGCGCAAGCAGCAGGGCGTCGACTTCTACGAAGGAGTTCTGCAGTCCCTGTCCAACCAGCTCAATGAAAATTTCGATGATGAGAGCCTGCTCAAAGGGCGCATTAGCGAAGATACCCTGATGATCCTGTTGCCGCGTGACCAGGCCTTGCACGGCATGCGCAGGCATCGCTTCGTGGAACAGCCTTGGTTATTGCATCTCTCCGCCAATACCCGACCTGATTTACTGATCGGAGCAGGCACCTTTATAAGCGTCAGCATGTCAGCGGCGGAACTAATCGATGTGGTGGAAGACGAGCTTGATTGTGCCAGTGAGTGGGCGCCAAAAGAGAAGGGCGTCCAGCTTGCGGATCTCACGGACAACCTCAATCTGTGCCTCGAGATGAACAACCGCTTTGCCCAGGCGCTGCGTGACAATGAGCTGTGCATCCATCTACAGCCCATCGTCACTGCGGGCAGCCAAGACCTCAGCGGTCAGGAAGTGCTGCTGCGCTGGCAAGACAAGAACCGCTGGATCACACCCCATCAGATGTTGCGCATCGCCAGACACGCGGGGCTGGATGAGGAGCTCGATATCTGGGTGCTGCGCAGAAGCTGCGCCTTGCTCAGCCACTGGCTGGCGACCAGGAAGGGTAACGAGATGTTGTTACCTCTGTCGCTGAATATCACGGCGTCGCGCCTGATCGAAAGCGAGTATATCGATACTCTGCGCCGTGTCCTGCGCCTTTACCGGCTCAAGGGAAATTGCCTGCGCCTTGATATCAGCGGTGTCGAGAGTCTTTCCGCGACGCCGGAGTCACTAGTTTTGGCGATGAAATCGCTGGCCAATGACGGTATCAGTTTCTGTGTCGACCGTTTCGGCCCTGAGGATGACAGCCTGCGTCTAATAAGCATGCTGCCCATCACCAGCGTTAAACTGCATCCGCGCTGGATCAGTCTGTTGCAGACCGATACGCGTCAGGGGCGCCTGTTGAAAGCCTGGACGGCGGCATTGCATGCCCTGGATATCTCCGCCATCGCAGTTGGCATCGAACACTCACGCCAGCGTCAGGCAATGGTTGATTTGGGCTTTGATCAATTGCAGGGATACGCTTTTGGAGTGCCGATGGCGCCAGAAGACGATTACGGCAAGTGGTTGTCCAAGGTGGAGACATCGCTCGAACAGCATGCGGGTGGCTCCGGTGCCTCATGA
- the ectA gene encoding diaminobutyrate acetyltransferase, whose translation MKTMTMTSTIQGLAHHTHDAVINRASAPLFIRQPTTDDGWGIYELVKACPPLDLNSGYSYVLLATQFRDSCAIATDEEGEVVGFVSGYTRNDAPQTFFLWQIAVGEKARGTGLARRLIEAVMKRPEMAHVRHLETTITPDNEASWALFTRLAERWQVPLHSREYFSSDQLGGEHLAENLVRIGPFLPSDI comes from the coding sequence ATGAAAACCATGACAATGACTTCCACGATTCAGGGCCTGGCCCACCACACCCACGATGCCGTGATCAACCGCGCCAGCGCGCCGTTGTTCATCCGTCAGCCGACTACTGATGATGGTTGGGGCATCTATGAGCTGGTCAAGGCCTGCCCGCCGCTGGACCTCAATTCAGGGTATTCGTACGTTTTGCTGGCCACGCAGTTCCGTGACAGCTGTGCCATCGCGACAGATGAGGAAGGTGAGGTAGTCGGCTTTGTTTCTGGTTACACCCGCAACGACGCCCCTCAGACCTTCTTCCTGTGGCAGATCGCCGTCGGTGAGAAGGCGCGTGGTACTGGCTTGGCACGTCGTTTGATTGAAGCCGTGATGAAGCGTCCCGAAATGGCGCACGTGCGTCATCTTGAGACCACCATCACGCCGGACAACGAGGCGTCTTGGGCATTGTTCACTCGCCTCGCCGAGCGCTGGCAGGTGCCGCTGCACTCGCGTGAGTACTTCTCCTCAGATCAGCTGGGTGGTGAGCACCTTGCCGAAAACCTGGTGCGCATCGGCCCGTTCCTGCCGAGCGACATCTAA
- a CDS encoding DUF3833 domain-containing protein — MAAGLSACSGPQIEDYAGSGPELRIDEYFLGHTRGWGMVQDYRGEVTRRFVVDVIGSMQGNQLILEEDFVYADGETQHRRWTFTPAGERQWTGRAADVTGEATATTRGNALRMNYVLQVPIDDSTWEFSMDDWMYLQPDGRILNRTSMRKLGLEAANITLAFQRCPCDSPASEPK; from the coding sequence GCCTGTAGCGGACCTCAGATAGAAGATTACGCGGGCAGCGGCCCTGAACTTCGCATCGATGAGTACTTCCTGGGCCATACACGTGGCTGGGGCATGGTGCAGGATTACCGTGGTGAGGTGACGCGGCGGTTCGTGGTCGATGTCATCGGCAGCATGCAAGGCAATCAGCTGATTCTGGAGGAAGACTTCGTCTATGCCGATGGCGAGACGCAACACCGCCGCTGGACCTTTACCCCGGCGGGTGAACGCCAATGGACTGGTCGAGCGGCAGATGTGACGGGCGAAGCGACAGCGACGACCCGCGGTAACGCCTTGCGCATGAACTACGTGCTCCAGGTACCGATCGACGACAGTACCTGGGAGTTCAGCATGGATGACTGGATGTATCTGCAACCGGATGGTCGCATCCTTAACCGGACCTCGATGCGCAAACTGGGCCTCGAAGCTGCTAATATCACCCTGGCATTTCAGCGCTGCCCCTGTGACTCACCAGCATCTGAGCCGAAATGA
- a CDS encoding diguanylate cyclase gives MSLANLRFRTINIIICVLSALAGLVLLIVLAFITRNVSDLQYDWQEYQQARSDKPRLEGQLTKALGYGGMVHDFKNLVLRQDPALIGEVQNEIGAARSALSRYQSLGLTQEEENAVAGLRATISRYELMVPRIRTMIEQGRSSGDIDKLVKIDDFQAVSGLNTLRRISIAELRDNDNPLENGMGKARLVANLRRDLGYGEMIHHFKNYVLRSDAIYGQQAAQDIESLRATLAAYRALGMNTAEQRAIRDIADVIQSYSDRLNKVSQLHDQQTELSPREIDQQVKVNDAPALDALAVLDHETRMRIGATSAAVGKTLNLLATVAPWVNGLALAMIVVLIGISMWLFGRYVLVPIRRLTQTMNTLANDDVSVVIDSTQHTNEVGQMARALQKFKYNIIESNNYKKRITQLAMHDSLTGLPNRQHFYERVEHWLESVSDEGGQLACLMLDIDKFKPINDTHGHAAGDAALKVIAERLNQVVRKGDFVARLGGDEFVVLVHNADIQANLGRHGELAQLAKRIIDSLGKPFLYEEHKLEVGCSIGIAIAPQHGSDREQLSHNADMALYAAKNEGRNCAVQFSRHDELGQIVAIASKKRDVQKQQ, from the coding sequence ATGAGTCTGGCCAACCTGCGTTTTCGCACCATCAACATCATCATCTGTGTGCTTTCTGCCTTGGCGGGTCTGGTGTTGCTGATCGTGTTGGCATTTATTACCCGCAACGTGTCCGACCTGCAGTATGACTGGCAGGAATATCAGCAGGCGCGCTCTGACAAGCCGCGCCTGGAAGGTCAGCTGACCAAGGCCCTGGGCTATGGCGGCATGGTGCATGACTTCAAGAATCTCGTGCTACGTCAGGACCCCGCGCTGATCGGCGAGGTGCAGAATGAGATCGGTGCCGCTCGCAGCGCTCTGAGCCGTTACCAGAGCCTTGGACTGACCCAAGAGGAGGAAAATGCGGTGGCGGGGCTGCGTGCCACCATCAGCCGTTATGAGCTTATGGTGCCTAGAATACGCACGATGATCGAGCAGGGGCGATCGAGTGGCGATATCGACAAGTTGGTCAAGATCGATGATTTCCAGGCCGTCTCGGGGCTGAATACCCTGCGGCGCATTTCCATCGCGGAGCTGCGTGACAATGACAACCCGCTCGAGAACGGCATGGGCAAGGCTCGCCTGGTGGCCAACCTGCGCCGTGATCTCGGCTATGGTGAGATGATCCACCACTTCAAGAATTACGTGCTGCGCAGCGATGCCATCTACGGTCAGCAGGCGGCGCAAGACATCGAATCGCTGCGCGCCACCCTGGCGGCATATCGTGCGCTGGGCATGAACACCGCCGAGCAACGTGCCATCCGCGATATCGCCGATGTCATCCAGTCCTACAGTGATCGTTTGAACAAGGTCAGCCAGTTACATGATCAGCAGACTGAGCTCTCGCCGCGTGAGATCGATCAGCAAGTCAAGGTCAACGATGCGCCAGCGCTTGACGCACTGGCGGTGCTGGATCATGAAACCCGCATGCGGATCGGGGCTACTTCTGCTGCGGTAGGCAAGACGCTCAATCTGTTGGCCACGGTGGCCCCATGGGTCAATGGCCTGGCGTTGGCGATGATCGTGGTGCTGATCGGCATCTCGATGTGGCTGTTCGGGCGTTATGTTCTGGTGCCGATACGTCGATTGACCCAGACCATGAATACCCTGGCCAATGACGATGTCAGCGTGGTGATCGACAGTACCCAGCACACCAATGAAGTGGGCCAGATGGCACGGGCGCTGCAGAAGTTCAAGTACAACATCATCGAGAGCAACAACTACAAGAAGCGCATCACCCAACTAGCGATGCATGACTCTCTGACGGGACTGCCCAATCGGCAGCATTTCTATGAGCGGGTCGAGCATTGGCTCGAAAGCGTCAGTGACGAAGGCGGGCAGCTGGCGTGTCTCATGCTGGACATCGACAAGTTCAAGCCCATCAATGACACCCATGGACACGCCGCCGGGGACGCGGCGCTCAAGGTGATCGCGGAGCGACTCAATCAGGTGGTGCGCAAGGGCGATTTCGTCGCGCGTCTGGGAGGCGATGAGTTCGTGGTGCTGGTCCATAACGCCGACATACAGGCGAATCTGGGACGCCATGGGGAGCTGGCCCAGCTGGCCAAGCGCATCATCGACAGCCTGGGCAAGCCATTCCTGTATGAAGAGCACAAGCTGGAAGTGGGTTGCAGCATCGGGATTGCCATCGCACCTCAGCATGGAAGCGACCGTGAACAGCTATCACACAATGCGGACATGGCGCTCTACGCCGCCAAGAATGAAGGCCGCAATTGCGCGGTGCAGTTCAGCCGCCATGATGAGCTGGGCCAGATTGTCGCGATCGCGAGCAAGAAGCGTGATGTGCAGAAACAGCAGTGA